One Mesoplodon densirostris isolate mMesDen1 chromosome X, mMesDen1 primary haplotype, whole genome shotgun sequence genomic region harbors:
- the LOC132482327 gene encoding suppressor of cytokine signaling 4-like produces MAENSENNSKNADVRPKTSRSQSADRKDGYVWSGKKLSWSKKSESCSDAETVSAIEKTEVPLRSQERKHSCSSLELDLDHSCGHRFLGRSLKQKLQDAVGQCFPIKNCSSRHSSGLPSKRKIHISELMLDKCPFPPRSDLAFRWHFIKRHTAPISPKSDEWVSTDLSQTELRDGQLKQQRYMEEVNCFSHTSVQPCVITNNDSLGRGGPGTGSIMNLASNNSIEESDMDSDDEIITLCTSSRKRNKPKWEIDEETLQLETPPKYHTQIDYVHCLVPDLLQINNNPCYWGVMDKYAAEALLEEKPEGTFLLRDSAQEDYLFSVSFRRYSHSLHARIEQWNHNFSFDAHDPRVFHSPDITGLLEHYKDPSACMFFEPLLSTPLIRTFPFPLQHICRTVICNCTTYDGIDALPIPSSMKLYLKEYHYKSKVRVLRIDAPEQQC; encoded by the coding sequence ATGGcagaaaatagtgaaaataatagtaaaaatgcaGATGTAAGGCCCAAAACTAGTCGGAGTCAAAGTGCTGACAGAAAGGATGGTTATGTATGGAGTGGAAAGAAGTTATCTTGGTCAAAAAAGAGTGAAAGTTGTTCAGATGCTGAAACAGTGAGTGCTatagagaaaactgaagttccTTTAAGGAGCCAAGAAAGGAAGCACAGCTGTTCATCTCTTGAGTTGGATTTAGATCATTCCTGTGGGCATAGATTTTTAGGCCGATCTCTTAAACAGAAACTGCAAGATGCTGTGGGGCAGTGTTTTCCAATAAAGAATTGTAGTAGTCGGCACTCTTCAGGGCTTCCGtctaaaagaaaaattcatatcAGTGAACTCATGTTAGATAAGTGTCCTTTCCCACCTCGATCAGATTTAGCCTTTAGGTGGCATTTTATTAAACGACACACTGCTCCTATAAGTCCCaaatcagatgaatgggtaagcaCAGACTTGTCTCAGACTGAATTGAGGGATGGTCAACTAAAACAACAAAGATACATGGAAGAGGTCAACTGCTTCTCACATACCAGTGTTCAGCCCTGTGTCATAACCAATAACGATTCTTTGGGTAGAGGTGGTCCTGGGACTGGCTCTATAATGAACCTGGCTTCAAATAACAGTATAGAAGAGAGTGATATGGATTCAGATgatgaaattataacactttgCACAAGttccaggaaaagaaacaaacccaaatGGGAAATTGATGAAGAAACCCTGCAACTGGAAACACCTCCTAAGTACCATACCCAGATTGATTATGTCCACTGTCTTGTACCAGACCTCCTTCAGATCAATAATAATCCATGTTACTGGGGCGTTATGGATAAATATGCAGCTGAAGCTCTACTAGAAGAAAAACCAGAGGGTACCTTTTTACTGCGAGATTCAGCACAGGAAGACTATTTATTCTCCGTTAGTTTTAGACGCTATAGTCATTCTCTTCATGCTAGAATTGAACAGTGGAATCACAACTTTAGCTTTGATGCACATGATCCTCGTGTCTTCCATTCTCCTGACATTACTGGGCTCCTAGAGCATTATAAGGACCCGAGTGCCTGTATGTTCTTTGAACCACTTTTATCCACTCCTTTAATTCGGACTTTTCCCTTTCCCCTGCAGCATATATGCAGAACAGTTATTTGTAACTGTACAACTTATGATGGCATTGATGCCCTTCCAATTCCTTCTTCCATGAAATTATATCTGAAAGAATATCACTATAAATCAAAAGTTAGAGTACTCAGGATTGATGCACCAGAACAACAATGCTAA